In the genome of Streptomyces sp. Q6, the window CCGCCCCCGGCCACGACCGGCGCCAGGTAGGCCGCGTTGTACGCCGTGTCGTGGATGAGGTTGTCCGGGCAGTACGACGAGTTGAACTCCGTGATGTGGACGGGGAGTTCGGCGAGCCGTGTCCCCTTGAGCTCCTGCCGCGGCGCCGCGAACTGCTCCAGCAGCCGCCCGGCCGGAGCCAGCGTCTGGTGCGAGCCGAACGGCACGTGCTGAGCGGGACCCGACGTGTACGCGTGCCGCGACACGAAGTCGACCGGCACGCCCCGCTCCTCCACGAACTCCGCGAACCGCGCGAGCCACCCGTCGTCCGCGCCCGGCGAGACCGCGGGTCCGCCCACCTGGAGCGACGTGTCGACCTCCTTCACGGCGAGCGCCGTCACCTCGTACAGGCGGTGGTAGGCCGCCTGGTCCGCGTCCTTCCAGAAGTCCCGCAGATCCGGCTCGTTCCACACCTCGATCGGCCAGGTCCGCACCTCGTCCAGGCCGTACCGGTCGACCAGGTGCGCCACGGTCGCCCGTACCAGGTCCGCCCACTCCCGGTGCGAGGACGGCGGCGTCACGTTGCCGCCCCACCAGAAGACGGTCTGGTCGCCCGACGCCAACGCGCGCGGCATGAAACCGAGTTCGAGGAACGGGCGGATGCCCAGATCCAGATAGGCGTCCACGACCTGGTCGACGTACGTGAACGCGTGCAGCATCCGCCGCTGGCCCTGCCACTCGTACGGCCGGTACACGCCCATGTTGTCGCTCAGCAGGCCGTGCCCGCGGATGTGCCGGAAGCCGATGTCCCGCTGGATCACGGCGAGGGAGTCCTGGTAGTCGCGGCGCAGTGCGAGGTCGAAGCGGCCGGTGCCGACACACGCGCGCCAGGCGTCGCCGAGCCGGCCGACGGGCTGCGAGGGGACGTCGATCCGCGAGGGGGAGGTCATCCGTTGTCCTTCCGGTAGCGCTCGTAGGCCTTGGTGTGCAGATCGGCGAGGCGG includes:
- a CDS encoding GH39 family glycosyl hydrolase, producing the protein MTSPSRIDVPSQPVGRLGDAWRACVGTGRFDLALRRDYQDSLAVIQRDIGFRHIRGHGLLSDNMGVYRPYEWQGQRRMLHAFTYVDQVVDAYLDLGIRPFLELGFMPRALASGDQTVFWWGGNVTPPSSHREWADLVRATVAHLVDRYGLDEVRTWPIEVWNEPDLRDFWKDADQAAYHRLYEVTALAVKEVDTSLQVGGPAVSPGADDGWLARFAEFVEERGVPVDFVSRHAYTSGPAQHVPFGSHQTLAPAGRLLEQFAAPRQELKGTRLAELPVHITEFNSSYCPDNLIHDTAYNAAYLAPVVAGGGDLVDSFSYWTFSDMFEEAGVPTALFHGGFGLLTHRQVKKPTFHLYAFMARLGDEVLARGDDHLVTRHPDGRIAVLAWAAAGADGHTLRLSLPAAGDEVFARRSHVDEERGNAYRAWRRMGSPRSPRPRQLDVLHEAAEPGRSHLRLPVRDMRASLDLALERNEVTLVEVEPVVEEAPPWWDEGRLLGGGTAG